In Eubalaena glacialis isolate mEubGla1 chromosome 3, mEubGla1.1.hap2.+ XY, whole genome shotgun sequence, the following are encoded in one genomic region:
- the LOC133087226 gene encoding uncharacterized protein LOC133087226, translated as MGLRGGARAGGGGGGGRGGAQLWGEGAGSGGVKRGVGGARPGGDGRGSEGPGAGETRSTGVGLEAGPELRELRAGKDSSGGRREVAGGAVGGARGPDAESERLGGRGPDVSRKQLAPQLHLLVPAGSARPEDQ; from the coding sequence ATGGGCCTGAGGGGCGGGGCCCGAgccgggggaggagggggtggaggccGGGGCGGGGCTCAACTCTGGGGAGAGGGGGCGGGGAGCGGCGGGGTAAAGCGCGGAGTGGGCGGGGCCCGACCTGGGGGAGATGGGCGGGGCTCGGAGGGTCCCGGAGCCGGGGAGACGCGCTCCACGGGGGTGGGGTTGGAGGCGGGCCCCGAGCTTCGGGAGCTGCGCGCCGGGAAGGACAGTAGTGGGGGAAGGCGTGAGGTTGCAGGGGGCGCAGTGGGCGGGGCCCGAGGGCCGGACGCCGAGTCGGAGCGCCTGGGGGGGCGGGGCCCAGACGTTTCCAGGAAGCAGCTCGCTCCGCAGCTCCACCTGCTGGTCCCGGCCGGATCCGCCCGTCCTGAGGACCAGTAG